The following proteins are encoded in a genomic region of Ornithodoros turicata isolate Travis chromosome 6, ASM3712646v1, whole genome shotgun sequence:
- the LOC135396900 gene encoding son of sevenless homolog 1-like → MFSTTGRDNDQTFDADSEDIASKWKNILVTSLKKVQCQVHPSLTATNDALEYVESLVLRLLGTLCAGRPHSIQDVEERVGRLFPHPIDQWAKLDAQAAVERGRRRSSLVLPLEKIQTVLNKVLGYRVDFLVCQYIAAVLEYIAADILKLTGNYVKNIRHVEITCQDCRVAMCADKVLMDMFHGEEEELTLTEDDTPSGRSPSSYEEEVKDLITEERQHIRELNMIIKVFREPFIKLFPGCKELDAIFGSVMEVYDFSVSLLGSFEDAVEMTDENQSPAIGSCFYEMAEYDEFDVYEDYALKVMSPNCRERLSQLLLQSDVASSLQTAGHGFILAVKYVLPRLLWGPVAHCFQYFEAIKVLQQLAVSEEDKETLAQAEGLLRRLKAQLTRTCSGTLPRKRPGEASLRMHSRDRRCIALQKIKELQKTIDGWEGKDLGQCCNEYIMEGSLGKVSSGRRLTERHVFLFDGLMLLCKHNNKRTSVTGAPSAEYRLKECFFLRKVEIIDREDTDELKCAFEIAPRDAPHTTLFAKNAEEKCTWMANLVMLNMRSMLERTLDSILSEEEKKHPLRLPENYRFSLEDSEACIVFEVENKNSSGVPLIKGATLLKLVERLTYHMYADPMFVRTFLTTFRSFCQPHELLDLLIERFAIPEPAAPQLGDHVDGAEAETARNLYRECLKRFRKEYSQPVQFRVLNVLRHWVDHHYYDFERDAALLEKLRGFLDRIKGKNMRKWVESINKVIQRRSEQQDEQREITFSYEKSPPVIEWYLAHAPEKFDILTLHPIEIARQLTLLEFDLYRAVKPSELVNAAWTKKDKNKTSPNLLKMIHHSSNFSFWLERCIVESENFEERVAVMSRMLEVMVVLQELNNFTGVFAVSSAMSSACVHRLEHTSNAIKYSLKRALEDAFELQSDHCKKYQEKLRSINPPCVPFLGMYLTNILHIEEGNLDFLPNHEGLINFSKRRKVAEITGEIQQYQNQPYCLNIQQDIRNFLENLNPQESQTEKEFNDYLYAKSLEIEPRGCRQPPKFPRKWPDLPLKSPGIKLRLPRSGGSHHVPQALDGIRGGSQGSVSGSSPHTEAEDATPPTSPSTPITPPYGTSLYGSSLHSDSSVFASVLIGAALSAVPGIYQASPPAQGACPPAAPPSHPPPPPPVGPPPPLIMGPPPLLPPPPLPPRKKRDSSTSSCDPASPTTAFVFDPPSADLLPPELPPREPPPSVLPRESSPPPLPPRRDGGWTLPRTPPPRNSTAEALPRRNSAHNGDLAGVLARREAGVPRPPLRTPQLPPKTHRQPPLVMNQNAR, encoded by the exons ATGTTTTCGACCACGGGTCGAGACAACGATCAAACTTTTGATGCCGACAGCGAGGATATTGCGTCCAAGTGGAAAAATATTCTCGTTACATCCCTGAAGAAG GTGCAGTGTCAGGTGCACCCGTCGCTGACTGCGACCAATGACGCACTCGAGTATGTGGAATCGTTGGTGCTCCGCTTGCTTGGGACCCTGTGTGCCGGACGCCCTCACTCCATCCAGGACGTGGAGGAGCGGGTGGGTCGCCTCTTCCCCCACCCCATTGACCAGTGGGCCAAGCTGGACGCCCAGGCGGCGGTGGAGAGGGGGCGCCGTAGATCCTCTCTCGTCCTTCCCCTCGAGAAAATTCAAACTGTGCTGAACAAG GTGTTGGGGTACAGAGTAGATTTCCTAGTATGCCAGTACATCGCTGCCGTGCTGGAATACATTGCTGCCGACATCCTCAAGCTCACCGGGAACTACGTGAAGAACATTCGTCATGTGGAAATCACGTGTCAGGATTGTCGTGTTGCCATGTGTGCCGACAAG GTACTCATGGACATGTTCCATGGCGAAGAGGAAGAACTTACACTCACAGAAGACGACACTCCCAGCGGACGATCTCCTTCGTCGTACGAGGAAGAAGTGAAGGATCTCATCACGGAAGAGAGGCAACATATCCGCGAGCTCAACATGATCATCAAAGTGTTCCGCGAGCCTTTTATTAAGTTGTTTCCCGGCTGCAAG GAACTGGATGCGATATTTGGCAGCGTAATGGAGGTTTACGACTTCAGCGTCTCACTCTTGGGTTCCTTCGAAGACGCCGTTGAGATGACGGACGAGAATCAAAGCCCTGCTATTGGCTCGTGCTTCTACGAAATGGCAGAG TATGACGAGTTCGACGTGTACGAAGACTACGCCCTTAAAGTGATGTCGCCCAACTGTAGGGAACGGCTATCGCAACTGCTGCTTCAATCTGATGTGGCCAGCTCCTTACAG ACCGCTGGCCACGGCTTCATTCTTGCCGTCAAGTATGTACTCCCCAGGTTGCTGTGGGGACCTGTGGCCCACTGTTTCCAGTACTTTGAGGCCATCAAGGTGCTCCAACAGTTGGCCGTTTCTGAGGAAGACAAGGAGACCCTTGCACAGGCCGAGGGACTCCTCAGGAGACTCAAAGCACAGCTGACGCGCACTTGCTCAGGGACACTGCCCAGGAAGAGGCCAGG GGAGGCGTCACTACGAATGCATAGCCGAGATCGACGTTGTATAGCTTTGCAGAAGATTAAGGAGCTGCAGAAGACGATTGATGGGTGGGAAGGCAAAGATTTGGGACAATGTTGCAATGAATACATTATGG AGGGAAGTCTTGGCAAAGTCAGTTCTGGCAGGCGACTGACAGAGCGACACGTTTTCCTTTTCGACGGGTTGATGCTGCTGTgcaaacacaacaacaaacgtACCAGCGTCACAGGAGCTCCGTCCGCAGAGTACCGGTTGAAAGAGTGCTTCTTCCTCCGCAAGGTCGAGATTATCGACAGAGAGGACACAGATG AGTTGAAGTGCGCATTTGAAATTGCTCCACGAGATGCCCCGCACACCACACTTTTTGCGAAGAATGCGGAAGAGAAGTGCACTTGGATGGCGAATCTGGTCATGCTCAACATGCGAAG TATGTTGGAACGAACTCTGGATAGCATACTGtcagaggaggaaaagaagCACCCCTTACGCTTGCCGGAGAATTACAG GTTCTCATTGGAAGACTCTGAAGCCTGCATAGTGTTTGAGGTGGAGAACAAGAACAGCTCAGGGGTGCCGCTCATCAAGGGGGCCACGTTGCTAAAGCTGGTTGAGCGTCTGACGTACCACATGTATGCGGACCCCATGTTTGTGCGAACCTTCCTCACCACCTTTCGGTCGTTCTGTCAGCCGCACGAGCTCCTAGATCTTCTCATCGAGAG ATTTGCGATACCAGAGCCAGCAGCTCCCCAGCTGGGTGACCATGTTGATGGAGCTGAAGCTGAGACTGCTCGAAACCTGTATCGCGAGTGTCTCAAACGGTTCCGGAAGGAATATAGTCAACCTGTCCAGTTTCG TGTGCTCAACGTGCTGCGGCACTGGGTAGATCACCATTACTACGACTTTGAGCGGGATGCAGCACTACTAGAAAAATTGCGTGGTTTCCTGGACCGAATCAAAGGCAAGAATATGAGGAAGTGGGTGGAATCCATTAACAAAGTTATTCAGCGAAGA AGTGAACAACAGGACGAACAACGAGAAATCACTTTTAGTTACGAAAAGTCTCCCCCTGTCATTGAGTGGTACCTTGCCCACGCACCTGAGAAGTTTGACATCCTGACG CTACATCCGATCGAGATTGCGCGTCAGCTGACGCTTCTAGAGTTTGACCTGTACAGAGCGGTGAAACCATCGGAATTGGTGAATGCCGCATGGACCAAAAAGGACAAGAACAAGACGTCGCCCAACTTACTTAAGATGATTCATCATTCTTCtaat tTTTCCTTTTGGCTGGAAAGGTGTATAGTTGAAAGTGAGAACTTCGAAGAGCGTGTGGCCGTcatgtcacgcatgttagaggTCATGGTGGTGCTCCAGGAGCTCAACAACTTCACCGGTGTTTTTGCAGTCTCCAGTGCCATGTCTAGTGCCTGTGTTCACCGGCTTGAGCACACATCAAAT GCGATCAAGTACAGCCTAAAGCGGGCCCTGGAAGACGCGTTCGAACTTCAGTCGGATCACTGCAAGAAATATCAAGAGAAACTTAGATCAATCAACCCACCGTGTGTCCCATTCCTGGGCATGTACCTGACCAACATCTTACACATTGAAGAGGGCAACCTGGACTTTCTGCCGAACCACGAGGGGCTCATCAACTTCAGCAAGAGGAGAAAAGTAGCAGAAATAACGGGAGAGATCCAGCAGTATCAGAACCAGCCTTACTGCCTGAACATACAGCAGGACATACGG AACTTTTTGGAAAACCTCAACCCTCAGGAGAGCCAAACCGAAAAAGAGTTCAATGACTACCTCTATGCCAAGTCCCTGGAGATAGAGCCACGTGGCTGCAGGCAACCACCAAAGTTT CCCCGTAAGTGGCCAGATCTGCCCCTAAAATCCCCGGGCATTAAGCTGAGGCTTCCAAGGTCCGGAGGTAGTCATCACGTACCTCAGGCGCTCGATGGGATCCGTGGAGGTTCTCAGGGAAGCGTCAGTGGCTCCAGCCCCCACACAGAGGCGGAGGATGCCACACCCCCTACCAGTCCTTCCACACCCATCACGCCCCCCTATGGCACTTCTCTCTATGGCTcctccctccacagtgacagcaGTGTCTTTGCTTCTGTTCTTATTGGTGCAG CCCTGTCCGCAGTTCCAGGCATCTACCAGGCATCTCCTCCTGCGCAAGGCGCCTGCCCTCCTGCGGCTCCCCCTTCGCATccaccccctcccccacccGTGGGGCCGCCTCCGCCCCTGATAATGGGCCCTCCTCCGCTGCTGCCTCCTCCTCCGCTGCCACCGCGAAAGAAACGGGACTCCTCGACATCGTCGTGCGACCCCGCGTCTCCAACCACAGCCTTTGTGTTTGACCCACCTTCGGCCGACTTGCTACCACCAGAGCTGCCACCTAG GGAACCACCACCTTCTGTGCTTCCCCGAGAGTCGTCGCCCCCTCCTCTGCCTCCTCGACGGGACGGCGGATGGACCCTACCGCGCACGCCCCCTCCGCGCAACAGCACGGCGGAGGCTCTGCCGCGACGCAACTCCGCGCACAACGGCGACTTGGCGGGCGTGCTGGCACGGCGGGAGGCTGGTGTCCCACGCCCTCCCTTACGTACGCCCCAACTCCCACCCAAGACCCACCGGCAaccgcccctggtgatgaaccAAAATGCCAGGTAG